In Chitinophagaceae bacterium, the DNA window TGAGGATCAGTGTAGTGATGTGGCTTCCATCCACATCAGCATCCGTCATGATGATGATTTTGTGATAGCGGAGTTTTTCCACGTTTAAAGCTTTATCATCTCCCACTGTTCCAATGCTCACACCCATGGCCGTGAACATATTTTTGATTTCCTCATTGTCGTAAATCTTGTGCTCCATGGCTTTTTCTACATTGAGAATTTTTCCTCTCAATGGCAGAATGGCCTGAAATCTTCTGTTGCGTCCTTGTTTTGCTGTGCCGCCCGCCGAGTCTCCCTCTACCAGGTATAATTCGCATGCTTCAGGATCGCTGTCGGAGCAATCAGCCAGTTTACCCGGCAATCCGGATCCTGTTAATCCATTCTTACGTTGCACCAACTCACGGGCTTTGCGTGCTGCATTACGTGCTGTGGCTGTGAGCACCACCTTGCTGATGATCACTTTGGCTTCGCGCGGATGTTCTTCGAGGTAGTTGGTGAGCATTTCGCCCACGCTTGTGTCTACAACTCCTAAAACTTCTGAGTTACCGAGTTTGGTTTTTGTTTGACCTTCGAATTGTGGTTCCGGAACCTTCACAGAAATTACTGCGGTTAATCCTTCCCGGAAGTCATCACCGGTAATTTCAAAATCAATCTTACTAAAGAGATTATTCTTTTCAGCGTAAGCTTTAAATACCCGTGTAATTGCTCTTCTGAAACCGGATACGTGTGTGCCACCTTCCAGTGTGTTGATATTGTTCACATAAGAGTGCACGTTTTCGTTGTAAGCCGTATTGTATTGCAAAGCGATTTCCACCATCACCTGATCGCGCGAACCTTCCACTACAATCGGTTCAGGAATCAGCGGTACACGTGTTCCATCGAGATATTGTACAAATTCTTTCAATCCTCCTTTTGACAGAAATATTTCGGACGGATGGTTGCCGTTCTCATCTTTTTCCCGACGGTCGGTGAGGGAGAGTTTAATTCCGCGATTCAGGAAACTCAGTTCTTTCAACCGCGCTTCAATAGTATCGTATTTGTATTCTGTGGTTTTGAAAATGGTTGAATCAGGAAGAAAAGTAACCTCAGTACCCGTGAGATCACTTTTGCCGGTTTGTTTTACAGCATACATTGGTTTTCCGCGCTCGTATTCCTGCATATAAGACTTTCCATCGCGGTTTACCACAACGGTAAGATGGGTCGACAACGCATTCACGCAGGAAACACCCACGCCATGCAAACCACCCGAAACCTTATAAGTGTCTTTATTGAATTTGCCACCAGCATGCAGCACCGTCATGACCACTTCCAGTGCCGACCGGCCTTCCTTTTTCATAATTTCCGTAGGAATGCCACGACCATCATCGGCCACAGTGATGGAATTGTCTTCATTAATAAAAACATCAATGTTTTTGCAGTAACCGGCCAGTGCTTCATCAATCGAGTTATCCACTACTTCATACACCAAATGATGGAGTCCGCGGGTACTGATATCGCCAATATACATGGCGGGACGCTTGCGTACAGCTTCGAGGCCTTCCAGTACCTGGATATTATCGGCTGTATAATCACTCTTTTTCCGGCTGGATTTTACCTCATCTTTTACGTCTTCTGTGATCACTTTTCAGGGGGATTATTACTATGAAAAAATAACTTCGCGAAGGTACATTTTTAATGTGGTGAAACCTTACGGAATCCAATGATTTCCGCAAGTTTTTATGAACAAAAATTTGTTCAAAATCCAATGGTTTTTTTCTGAAAACAAAACGCATAGCGGTGATAGAAACGTGGCATCATTTTTAACTATTTTTCGCCTTTCATTTTTTAACTGCATTTTAACTTTCTCTAATTAGATGACCTTACTAAGCAATAAACTTCCAAACACGATTATTTCCACCTTTAGCCCTTTCGGAATACTTTCTTCAAAGCGGAATTTTTGGTGCATTTGCCTGCTGCTGGCAGGATTAACTGTCCATGCGCAAAAGGAAAAGCCCCTTGCTCCGGATCTTCCCAGAAATGATGAAAATAACCAGGTCTATTACATGGAAGTAATTTCTATGGATGAAATTGATAAAACGGAGCTGTTCAAGCGTTCGCAAAACTGGATGAAGGCTTATTACAAAAATCCAACGGGCTTTCTGGAAACTGCCGACTCTGTAAATGGGACCCTGGTGATGAAGCCACAGTTTGCTACTTACCGCATCCTGAAAAACGGCGTAAAAGCACAGTCTGCCATCGTAAAATACACATTGGTGATTGGCTTTAAAGATGGCAGATACCGCTATGAGATCAAAGATGTAAATCTGAAAGCCGCCAGTTACGAACCGATTGAAAAGTTATTCAACGAAAGTGATCCTAATATTGAGGATAACTACAATACGCTGAATGAAGCAAATAAAAGTTTCCTGGAGCTGATTAATAATCTTAAAGAATCGATGAAGGAGCCGAGTGTGAAGGTGAAGAAGGATGAGTGGTGAGGGGAGGAGCGAGTAAAGAGTCGGAAGTCGGAAGTCGTTAGAGGGTTGTCATTGGGTATGAGTCATTGGTCATTTTTTCGTATGCAGATCATTTTAAACCGCATGTGGGTAATCCGCGATAATTCTCAATTCCTAATTCCTAATTCTCAATTCTCAATTCCTTAAACTTATCTGAAACAGCAAATGGCGTTGTAATCATCTGCCCGTTTATTCGGTCAATTCTGAATGCCTGGGCGCCTTCTTTTGAACGCAGGATCCGGAATTGACTACCAGTTATCTCCATTGCAGTGCAATCATCTAAAGCGATTCCTGTTCCACCGTGCTTCTTTATCATCTTTATAAAATGCGAAAGACGGCCTTCCTTTAAGCAGTGAGGACAGGCAGTGAAGGGTGCAATTCCGAGACACTTCACGCGTATCCATTCCCAGTTATCAGGATGATAATAGAATTCAGAATCACTGTGGCCATATTGAAACCAGCAAATAGCGCCGGCGCTTGTACCCGCCATCACTTTACCGTCTTTGCAGGCTTTCATCAATAATTTATCAACTCCAAGAAACCTCCACCTGCGCATCATCATTAAAGTATTTCCACCGCCCACATAAATAATATCAGCATCATTGATCATTTTTTTTACATCGCCGGGTGATGGCGGATGCTTCAGCAGCAACAAGGATTGTGTTTTACAGCCCAGTTTTTTGCCATATATTTTTTGGAAATTTTCAACATAGACAGAATCATCGCCGGACGCAGTGGGAATAAACAAGGCAGCAGGTTTTTTCTTTCCCACCAGGCGAACAATCTCACGGTCGATGGAAGCAGTGGCACCTTCCGCCATACTTCCGCCGCCAATGGCAACTATAATTGGGGTCATGCAAAAAAATTAAAACCGGTGTTTAAGCCGGTGCGTTTAAAAGAAGGGAAAGCGCAAAATGATCAGCTATGATTGTAATTGAGGTAGCAAAATGCAAAGGTCATAGCAACAATAAAAAGAAGGATGCATCCAACAGCGAACCAGAGTTTTTTCATGGGAAGAATTTTTTCAGATGGGCAAAGATAACGACGAAACCGAGAATCTGAAATATTGAAAATGATCGTCATTGAGACGCAATGCATTGCGTCCCGGATATAGCGTCCACATGGAGTCCCGTATATACACGCCAACATTGCGTCCCAAACGCAGACACTAATCATTGCGTCTTGAACAAAGACGCCAACTGGGTCTCTGCAATCACCCATTTTGTAAGGCATGGTGGGTATGAAATAATTTGTTCGTGTTTGGATACCTTTGCGGAAAATCATTTGTGTGATGGATTTAATACGTTCAGGAAGCATTGTGACAGTGTTGTTCCTTTTTTTCGCCTTATCAGGATGTTCCAATTATGGACTTGATGTGATAAAAGTGGATCCGGATTTCTATGTTTTGCCTGGCGAAGGTGGAAACAGCGGCGTGCTGATTGGAGACTCTGTGATTGTGGTGATTGATACCAAAATGAAGCAAGGTGCCGAGCGCTTTAACCGTTGGGTGATGGACCGTGCGAAAGGCAAGCGGATTGTAGTGGTGAATACACATATTCATAAAGATCACACAGGTGGCAATCATTATTATGAGAACGCAGAGATTGTTTCCGGTGACTATGGAAACCAGTTTTGGTTGCAGAACAACGCACGTGAGGACATGCCCAATCACTGGCTGGTAGATACGATGCAGTTAGATGTGGGAGGAGAAATTGTGACCATTGAAAATATAGGCCAGGCACATACTTTTGATGATGTGATTGTTTACCTGAGAAACAGGAAAACATTATTTACCGGTGATGTCGTATTAAACGGTTACCATCCTTATCTCGAAGAAAGTGTTGGTGCCAATGTGGATGATTATATAACTGCTATGGATCATATGCTGAAGATGTATGATGTTACTACTGTTGTTCCGGGTCATGGTGAAATGGGCAACGAAGACCTGATCACTTATTTCCGCCAGTATTTTGAAGATATGAAAACAGCCTCAGAAGATGTGGACCTCGCCGACAACATGCGAAAAAAATACAAAGACTATCGCAGCGCTCCGGTGAATAAAGCAGGTTTTGACCAGACCATCAGTTTTATCAGGAGCAATGCTTCGTTGAGGAATTGAGTGGGGAAAATCTTTAAATAAGTGGCCGGATTTGTTCTGGTTTTATATTGCAAGCCGGAAAGTGTAGCTCAACCGGGGCTATATAGCAAACACCACTTGCGATATGTAGCTACCAGTATCTGTAGCTCTTCTGTCCGTCCGAAGTATTGTCGCGTCAAGTTTACTCACACTTTGTCCGAAGAGATTTACATTAGAACCACAACTTGTCGTGGTTGGAGTTAACCCGTGCGTTGATAAAAATAGATTTGTAAAAAAAGGGGGTAGATTTTTGGGGTGGAGAAAAAAATACTGTCTTAAAAGAATTGCTTGCAGCGTTGGCTTGTGCGTTTTTTAAGAGTTTTTTTTGTATGGGTGGCTTTTTCGTTTCATCATTCTTTTGCAAGTGCATTCATTAATTCTGTCAACGAAACTGTAAACGGCAATCCTGATTTTGTCCGTGGACTTCCGCCTGCTTCCATTATGGATTTATATTTCTTGAGCTCCTTAAATTTCCAGCTTACATTTTCAAATTCTTTATCAGTTACTTTTTCTATTTCAATAACCAGATAATATTCTTTCGGGTTTTGAGAAAGTGGATAGTTAAGTTTAGCTAATTGAGAAACAGAAAAAACTTTCGGGCATTTACTTTTTATTTCAAATATGTCGGATGCTTTTTCTGCTCCACTTTTTCTTAGCAGAAGATATTTAGCATTTACAACTTCTGTATTTAATTCTAACGAACCTTTATCTTCATTCATTCTGAATACATACTTTCCGTTTGCTTCATACCATTTGAATTTTGCAGGTTTGGTTGAAAATCCTACCAACACAAAAGTTTCATCCGGCAATAAATTTCTGTTAATACCGTAAGTTTCTGGTAAAGCTTCTCTTACTTCGTTATCCGCATTTGGTGGAGACTTGTGAATATCAAAAATCCTGTATGCAGTTTTTTCTCTTTGTGATGTTCTGTTTACAAAATGAAAAACAACATCTTCAAAAAACTTCTCAAGCTCTTTAGAACCCGTATCTCCATTTTCAGATGGACGGATTTGAAAAGCTCCTAGTCCGGGAATTAATTCTCTGAATCCCATCCGGCTGAATTTTGTTTGTTCTTTTCCCGGATATAAAATATATGCACCGCCTGTTCTTCTGATCGCATCTTTGTAAGAGTGCATTTTCAGAAGGTCAGCCCGTTTGTATGTTCCTTTACTTTGTTCCTCTTTTTCTTTATCAAGGTCTTCTTCGTCACCAAGAGTTTCAATTATTTTTTCAATTTTATATTTCGCATCAAAATGAATGTGGGTAATAAGTTCTTGTTTCTCTGCTTCTGTTTCATTTATGCCAGCCGGCCATATTGATAAAGTATAATCCGGTCGCATTCTTCTTGTCCAGCTTCCCGATTCAGGGTAACTGTATTCTTCTGAACTGCCTGCAAATGTTCTGTTATAACTAAACTGAATCTTAAGTTTACGATTGTATTTTTCACAAACACCACTTACCGGAAAATGTTCCCCCTGCTTTAATTGTAAACCAAGTTTATCATTTGTATCAACAATTAAATCCT includes these proteins:
- a CDS encoding DUF2357 domain-containing protein; the protein is MFLMEGTELEESEAPYQIVEGKFYDYKIDNGYFLKDSFGIVSGNDFDKSVGRIAPNIYVGTLTLDVCHTKTADKLGSVKLEVQSVKTEYRRDYRKMLSDITDECIELVFQHSSPITQVVETDYENDNKTWHQRFAFIKSVIDTEEFNEAVNKIISAPVTKWKATETYKDIRSVRRFNNKALYQIASAPNRIVLPDGHPLKSDKIKSIPAKIRVADKTETTDTPENRFVKHALQTFLFFVSDFKSKLKSENKIKLEAEKIESRLEQFLSHSVFKEISNPTSIILSSPVLQRKEGYREILRVWVMYNLAAQLAWKGGEDVYDIEKRNVAALYEYWLFFQLLKIVSKVFGIKPGKDLIVDTNDKLGLQLKQGEHFPVSGVCEKYNRKLKIQFSYNRTFAGSSEEYSYPESGSWTRRMRPDYTLSIWPAGINETEAEKQELITHIHFDAKYKIEKIIETLGDEEDLDKEKEEQSKGTYKRADLLKMHSYKDAIRRTGGAYILYPGKEQTKFSRMGFRELIPGLGAFQIRPSENGDTGSKELEKFFEDVVFHFVNRTSQREKTAYRIFDIHKSPPNADNEVREALPETYGINRNLLPDETFVLVGFSTKPAKFKWYEANGKYVFRMNEDKGSLELNTEVVNAKYLLLRKSGAEKASDIFEIKSKCPKVFSVSQLAKLNYPLSQNPKEYYLVIEIEKVTDKEFENVSWKFKELKKYKSIMEAGGSPRTKSGLPFTVSLTELMNALAKE
- a CDS encoding DUF4468 domain-containing protein, with the protein product MTLLSNKLPNTIISTFSPFGILSSKRNFWCICLLLAGLTVHAQKEKPLAPDLPRNDENNQVYYMEVISMDEIDKTELFKRSQNWMKAYYKNPTGFLETADSVNGTLVMKPQFATYRILKNGVKAQSAIVKYTLVIGFKDGRYRYEIKDVNLKAASYEPIEKLFNESDPNIEDNYNTLNEANKSFLELINNLKESMKEPSVKVKKDEW
- a CDS encoding MBL fold metallo-hydrolase, translating into MDLIRSGSIVTVLFLFFALSGCSNYGLDVIKVDPDFYVLPGEGGNSGVLIGDSVIVVIDTKMKQGAERFNRWVMDRAKGKRIVVVNTHIHKDHTGGNHYYENAEIVSGDYGNQFWLQNNAREDMPNHWLVDTMQLDVGGEIVTIENIGQAHTFDDVIVYLRNRKTLFTGDVVLNGYHPYLEESVGANVDDYITAMDHMLKMYDVTTVVPGHGEMGNEDLITYFRQYFEDMKTASEDVDLADNMRKKYKDYRSAPVNKAGFDQTISFIRSNASLRN
- the gyrB gene encoding DNA topoisomerase (ATP-hydrolyzing) subunit B, producing MTEDVKDEVKSSRKKSDYTADNIQVLEGLEAVRKRPAMYIGDISTRGLHHLVYEVVDNSIDEALAGYCKNIDVFINEDNSITVADDGRGIPTEIMKKEGRSALEVVMTVLHAGGKFNKDTYKVSGGLHGVGVSCVNALSTHLTVVVNRDGKSYMQEYERGKPMYAVKQTGKSDLTGTEVTFLPDSTIFKTTEYKYDTIEARLKELSFLNRGIKLSLTDRREKDENGNHPSEIFLSKGGLKEFVQYLDGTRVPLIPEPIVVEGSRDQVMVEIALQYNTAYNENVHSYVNNINTLEGGTHVSGFRRAITRVFKAYAEKNNLFSKIDFEITGDDFREGLTAVISVKVPEPQFEGQTKTKLGNSEVLGVVDTSVGEMLTNYLEEHPREAKVIISKVVLTATARNAARKARELVQRKNGLTGSGLPGKLADCSDSDPEACELYLVEGDSAGGTAKQGRNRRFQAILPLRGKILNVEKAMEHKIYDNEEIKNMFTAMGVSIGTVGDDKALNVEKLRYHKIIIMTDADVDGSHITTLILTFFFRYMKVLVETGKIYIAAPPLYLVKKGKEQVYCWDDEDRKEAVTKLGGGKDDSVNIQRYKGLGEMNAEQLWETTMNPDTRTLWQVTIESAAEADHIFSMLMGDEVPPRRDFIEKHAKYAKLDI
- a CDS encoding peptidase E → MTPIIVAIGGGSMAEGATASIDREIVRLVGKKKPAALFIPTASGDDSVYVENFQKIYGKKLGCKTQSLLLLKHPPSPGDVKKMINDADIIYVGGGNTLMMMRRWRFLGVDKLLMKACKDGKVMAGTSAGAICWFQYGHSDSEFYYHPDNWEWIRVKCLGIAPFTACPHCLKEGRLSHFIKMIKKHGGTGIALDDCTAMEITGSQFRILRSKEGAQAFRIDRINGQMITTPFAVSDKFKELRIEN